In Nostoc sp. CENA543, a single genomic region encodes these proteins:
- a CDS encoding inorganic phosphate transporter translates to MWEVSIFIATLFLAYAKGSNDNFKGVATLFGSRITSYQTAILWATFTTFAGALTSILFADSLVQRFSGQGIVRDAIAQGDNFHIAVAIATGVTVMIATNLGLPVSTTHSLIGAIFGASLVAIGLEANSTILLNSFVLPLFISPLIAIPLSAGIYSLTEYIQPKLSITVNPKIVDNIHYISAGLICFIQGFYDTPRLVSLVIIIEYFSRQGAIITIAMAMGLGGLISSQRIAETISLKITPINPTQGLSANIITSILVIIANFFALPISATHVAVGSILGAGIITEKVNKFVVFKILIAWILTLPTATIISGVIYRLLQR, encoded by the coding sequence ATGTGGGAAGTCAGTATATTTATTGCTACGCTATTTCTAGCCTACGCTAAAGGGTCTAACGACAATTTTAAAGGTGTAGCTACGCTATTTGGTAGTCGGATAACTAGCTACCAAACAGCAATTTTATGGGCAACTTTCACTACTTTTGCAGGTGCATTGACATCCATTTTATTTGCTGACAGTTTAGTTCAGAGATTTTCCGGTCAGGGTATCGTGAGAGACGCGATCGCTCAAGGTGATAATTTTCATATAGCAGTGGCGATCGCTACTGGCGTAACTGTCATGATTGCGACTAACTTGGGCTTACCAGTCTCTACTACCCATAGTTTAATCGGTGCTATTTTCGGTGCTTCATTAGTGGCAATTGGACTGGAAGCTAATTCTACAATACTTTTAAATTCTTTTGTTTTACCCTTATTTATCAGCCCTCTTATCGCCATTCCTTTAAGTGCAGGCATTTACAGTTTAACTGAATATATTCAACCAAAATTATCTATAACCGTCAACCCAAAAATAGTGGATAATATTCATTATATTAGTGCTGGGTTGATTTGCTTTATTCAAGGTTTTTATGATACTCCCAGATTAGTATCTCTGGTAATTATTATTGAATATTTTTCTAGACAAGGTGCAATAATTACTATTGCGATGGCTATGGGTTTGGGTGGTTTGATTAGTTCCCAAAGGATTGCTGAAACCATCAGTTTAAAAATCACCCCAATAAATCCAACTCAAGGATTATCAGCTAATATTATCACTAGTATACTAGTAATTATAGCTAATTTTTTTGCATTACCTATCTCCGCAACTCATGTTGCTGTTGGTTCTATTCTTGGGGCGGGAATTATTACAGAAAAAGTCAACAAGTTTGTTGTATTTAAAATACTTATAGCTTGGATTTTAACCTTGCCTACTGCCACAATTATTAGTGGTGTAATTTATAGACTTTTACAAAGATAG
- the arsS gene encoding arsenosugar biosynthesis radical SAM (seleno)protein ArsS (Some members of this family are selenoproteins.) yields the protein MINQIYNLPNKVINPFSQKINSQLTKKNINILQINLGKRCNLSCNHCHVEASPKRTEELSPQICEQLIELIERFPEIQIVDLTGGAPEMNYGFKSLVAAARKNHKQVIVRSNLTIYFENGFGDLPEYFAQNQVRVVASLPCYLADNVDKMRGNGVFTASIKALQWLNQLGYGTDANLILDLVYNPQLPNSEKFSLTPEQSKLEQDYKLFLKENFNVVFNHLFTITNLPVGRTLFHLERKKLYSSYLQFLESHFNESTVEHLMCRDQLSVDYLGNVYDCDFNQMMNLPAKTANGENITVAKLLAAGSLNLIDEIQTADYCYGCTAGCGSSCGGALL from the coding sequence ATGATTAATCAAATTTATAATTTACCCAACAAAGTTATTAATCCCTTTTCCCAAAAAATAAATTCTCAGTTAACTAAAAAAAATATTAATATCTTACAAATTAATTTAGGTAAACGCTGTAATCTTAGCTGTAACCACTGTCATGTAGAAGCTAGTCCGAAACGTACAGAAGAATTATCTCCACAAATTTGTGAACAATTAATCGAGTTAATCGAAAGATTCCCTGAAATTCAAATTGTCGATTTGACTGGTGGCGCACCAGAAATGAACTATGGATTTAAATCATTAGTTGCAGCCGCCAGGAAAAATCACAAACAAGTAATAGTTCGTTCTAATTTGACAATTTATTTTGAAAATGGGTTTGGTGACTTACCAGAATACTTTGCTCAAAACCAAGTAAGAGTAGTGGCTTCTTTGCCCTGTTATTTAGCAGATAATGTTGATAAAATGCGGGGTAATGGTGTATTTACAGCCTCCATTAAAGCCTTACAATGGCTAAATCAGCTAGGCTATGGTACAGACGCAAATTTAATTCTAGATTTAGTTTATAATCCTCAGCTTCCCAATAGTGAAAAATTTTCGTTAACCCCAGAACAAAGCAAGTTAGAACAAGACTATAAACTGTTTCTCAAAGAAAATTTCAATGTAGTATTTAATCACCTATTTACAATCACTAACTTACCCGTTGGTAGAACTCTCTTTCACTTAGAACGTAAAAAACTCTATAGTAGCTATTTACAGTTTTTAGAATCCCATTTTAACGAGAGTACAGTTGAGCATTTGATGTGTCGTGATCAGCTATCCGTAGACTATTTAGGTAATGTGTATGATTGCGACTTTAATCAAATGATGAATTTACCTGCGAAAACTGCCAATGGTGAAAATATAACTGTCGCTAAATTACTCGCAGCCGGCAGTTTAAACTTAATTGATGAAATTCAAACGGCAGATTATTGTTATGGTTGCACTGCTGGATGTGGTTCTAGCTGTGGTGGTGCTTTACTTTAA
- a CDS encoding RidA family protein has translation MSKQIIRTAQAPAPVGPYNQAIAVSGRMLFVAGQIALNPSTGEIVGTGDVKQQTQQVMANLEAILTAGGATWADVVKTSVFLADMNDFAAVNAVYAQYFDEATAPARACVEVSRLPKDVLVEIECIAVIP, from the coding sequence ATGAGTAAACAAATTATTCGTACTGCACAAGCACCCGCACCAGTAGGGCCTTATAATCAAGCGATCGCTGTTTCTGGTCGAATGCTATTTGTAGCTGGACAAATCGCCCTTAATCCCTCTACCGGTGAAATTGTCGGTACTGGAGATGTCAAGCAACAAACACAGCAAGTCATGGCTAACCTGGAAGCTATCTTAACGGCTGGCGGTGCAACATGGGCTGATGTGGTGAAAACCTCTGTTTTCTTAGCTGATATGAATGATTTTGCAGCTGTGAATGCAGTTTATGCACAATATTTTGATGAAGCTACAGCCCCCGCCCGTGCTTGCGTGGAAGTCTCACGTTTACCAAAGGATGTATTAGTGGAAATTGAGTGTATCGCAGTGATCCCCTAA
- a CDS encoding NUDIX hydrolase — MYKNPAPTVDIIIELIDRPHRPIILIERHNEPLGWAIPGGFVDYGEPVEVAARREALEEIGLEIELIEQFLVYSDPKRDPRQHTISIVFLATATGEPHAGDDAKDVGIFEPWCVPSNLCFDHDRILRDYWRYRHYGIRPRFTTEEI, encoded by the coding sequence ATGTACAAAAATCCTGCACCTACCGTAGATATCATTATTGAATTGATAGATAGACCTCATCGACCGATTATTTTGATTGAACGCCATAATGAACCTTTAGGTTGGGCGATTCCTGGGGGGTTTGTGGATTATGGTGAACCTGTGGAAGTGGCGGCGCGGCGGGAGGCTCTAGAGGAAATCGGGTTAGAGATAGAATTAATTGAGCAATTTTTGGTGTATTCTGACCCCAAGCGTGATCCTCGTCAGCATACTATCAGTATCGTGTTTCTCGCCACCGCTACAGGAGAACCACACGCTGGGGATGATGCTAAAGATGTGGGTATTTTTGAGCCTTGGTGTGTACCGAGTAATTTATGTTTTGACCACGATCGCATTTTGCGGGATTATTGGCGTTATCGACATTATGGGATTCGTCCCCGCTTCACAACTGAGGAAATATGA
- the malQ gene encoding 4-alpha-glucanotransferase, which yields MPFPRSSGILLHPTCFPSRFGVGDLGLEAYKFIDFLRDSYQQYWQVLPLGPTGYGNSPYASYSAMAGNYLLISPEKLQEQGLLAEEDFANLPEFDPSQVDYDRIIPIKVGLLKIACKNFQTQATPLQQTEFAGFCSSKAYWLDDYALFMALKDAHDGTSWHTWETELVKREPTALEDAQQKLAAEIFYYKFVQFEFFRQWSELKIYANMSGIQIIGDIPIYVAQDSSDVWAHPDIFCLDEETMQPALMAGVPPDYFSATGQLWGNPVYNWEELQKQNFQWWLGRFEAMLDYIDVIRIDHFRGFEAFWAVPQGEETAINGEWVTAPGEELFDAIKQSLGKLPVLAEDLGIITPEVEALRDKYEFPGMKVLHFAFGSDPGNPFLPFNYGRNFVVYTGTHDNDTTVGWFNTANDYEKQNLLLYLGCVSPEGIHWDFIRLALSSVANQAIIPLQDILGLGTEARMNYPSTAEGNWQWRYQSGALLPELIDRLKNLTKLYGRAPQGK from the coding sequence ATGCCTTTTCCTAGATCCAGTGGTATTTTGCTGCATCCTACCTGCTTTCCCAGTCGATTTGGGGTTGGAGATTTGGGTTTGGAAGCTTATAAATTTATTGATTTTTTGAGGGACAGTTACCAGCAATATTGGCAAGTTTTACCTTTAGGCCCTACTGGTTATGGTAATTCTCCTTATGCTTCTTATTCGGCAATGGCGGGGAATTATTTACTGATTAGCCCAGAAAAATTACAAGAGCAAGGTTTGTTAGCAGAGGAGGATTTCGCTAATTTACCAGAATTTGATCCCTCTCAAGTAGATTACGATCGCATCATCCCCATTAAGGTAGGGCTATTAAAAATCGCCTGCAAAAATTTTCAAACTCAAGCTACGCCTCTACAACAAACAGAATTCGCCGGATTTTGTAGCAGCAAAGCCTATTGGTTGGATGATTATGCTCTATTTATGGCTCTCAAGGATGCTCACGACGGTACAAGTTGGCATACTTGGGAAACGGAATTGGTGAAGCGTGAGCCTACCGCCTTAGAAGATGCCCAACAAAAATTAGCGGCGGAGATTTTTTATTATAAGTTTGTGCAGTTTGAATTCTTTCGCCAGTGGTCAGAATTGAAAATTTACGCTAACATGAGCGGCATTCAAATTATTGGCGATATTCCTATCTATGTAGCTCAAGATAGTTCCGATGTGTGGGCGCATCCCGATATTTTTTGTTTAGATGAAGAAACAATGCAACCTGCTTTAATGGCGGGAGTTCCACCAGATTATTTCAGTGCTACTGGCCAATTATGGGGCAATCCGGTTTATAACTGGGAGGAATTGCAAAAGCAAAACTTTCAATGGTGGCTGGGTCGCTTTGAGGCGATGCTGGATTATATAGATGTGATTCGCATTGATCACTTTCGAGGCTTTGAAGCTTTTTGGGCTGTACCACAAGGAGAAGAAACAGCAATTAATGGCGAGTGGGTAACAGCACCAGGAGAGGAATTGTTTGATGCAATTAAGCAAAGTTTAGGTAAGTTACCTGTATTAGCGGAAGACTTGGGGATCATTACACCAGAAGTTGAAGCTTTGCGAGATAAATATGAGTTTCCTGGGATGAAAGTATTACATTTTGCTTTTGGTTCTGATCCTGGGAATCCGTTTTTACCTTTCAATTATGGTCGCAATTTCGTTGTGTATACTGGCACTCACGACAATGACACGACTGTCGGCTGGTTTAATACAGCCAATGACTACGAAAAGCAGAATCTTTTACTGTATTTGGGTTGTGTCAGTCCTGAAGGAATTCACTGGGATTTCATTAGATTGGCTTTAAGTTCCGTTGCCAATCAAGCAATTATTCCTCTACAAGATATCTTAGGTTTGGGAACTGAAGCGCGAATGAATTATCCTAGCACTGCTGAGGGAAATTGGCAGTGGCGTTATCAATCGGGAGCTTTATTACCAGAATTAATCGATCGCTTAAAAAATCTCACTAAACTCTACGGACGCGCTCCCCAAGGAAAATAG
- a CDS encoding RodZ family helix-turn-helix domain-containing protein, with amino-acid sequence MKWFKRKNNEQPQLSLDEQRAEKLAELGAQLWASRQEKGLSLEEMVTLTKIPRRLLQAIEEGNLNDLPEPIYIQGLIRQFADALGFNGVEFASQFPVGFPVVNTSSATPTSPISMGLLRPIHLYLLYVFLIICSVSSLSHVLNNAAFRASNSEPKQNNQETVVNNQTNQSANSSTVPVSNRLATNTNDQPVQIGVTLKASSWIRVVADGKTEFEGVLPEGAHRVWKAQEQLTVKTTNAGGVLMSVNQQAPKQMGEFGKEEEIKIAAVKPES; translated from the coding sequence ATGAAATGGTTCAAGAGAAAAAATAATGAACAGCCACAACTGTCTTTAGATGAACAAAGAGCCGAAAAATTAGCAGAACTAGGCGCGCAGTTGTGGGCTTCACGTCAAGAGAAGGGTTTATCTTTAGAGGAAATGGTGACATTGACCAAGATTCCTCGCCGTCTGTTACAAGCAATTGAAGAAGGTAATTTAAATGATTTACCTGAACCAATCTATATTCAAGGCTTGATCAGACAATTTGCAGATGCCCTAGGTTTTAACGGTGTAGAATTCGCCAGTCAATTTCCCGTGGGTTTTCCGGTAGTTAATACTTCCTCTGCAACTCCTACTTCACCCATCTCAATGGGTTTACTGCGTCCCATACATCTTTATTTACTTTATGTATTCTTGATTATCTGCTCAGTCAGCAGTTTATCTCACGTATTGAATAATGCTGCCTTCAGAGCTAGTAATAGTGAGCCAAAACAAAACAATCAAGAAACTGTCGTCAATAATCAAACCAATCAATCTGCTAATTCCTCAACTGTTCCAGTTAGCAACCGCCTCGCTACTAACACAAATGATCAACCAGTCCAAATTGGTGTCACTTTAAAAGCATCCTCTTGGATTCGGGTAGTAGCCGATGGAAAAACCGAGTTTGAAGGAGTATTACCTGAAGGGGCGCATCGGGTTTGGAAGGCACAAGAACAGTTAACTGTCAAGACTACTAACGCTGGTGGTGTGCTGATGAGTGTTAATCAGCAAGCACCCAAGCAAATGGGGGAATTTGGTAAAGAGGAAGAAATTAAAATTGCTGCCGTTAAACCAGAATCATAG
- a CDS encoding pseudouridine synthase: MEARLQKVLSELGIASRREAEEMIRRSRVQINGVLAQLGQKVDPEKDTITVDGQPILAKRRPPLVYVLLNKPLGVVSTCHDPQGRTTVLDLLPPKLRQDIGIHPVGRLDVNSSGALILTNDGDLTFKLTHPRHSIPKTYQVVVQGHPSEVVLEKWRRGVLLDGRKTRPAQVSYLERLTNSSRLEIVLQEGRNRQIRRVAEQLGYPVVKLHRSAIGSIQLKTSKTPLLKEGQYRFLQDDEVRCLQNQTKHIPTNDSAEVRSKQNHEMVQEKK; encoded by the coding sequence ATGGAGGCTAGGTTACAAAAAGTATTATCGGAATTAGGTATAGCCTCACGTCGAGAAGCTGAGGAGATGATTCGGCGATCGCGTGTGCAGATCAATGGTGTATTAGCCCAATTAGGACAAAAAGTTGACCCCGAAAAGGATACGATCACAGTTGACGGACAGCCAATATTGGCCAAACGTCGTCCACCCCTAGTGTACGTTTTATTGAACAAACCTTTGGGAGTAGTCTCAACTTGTCACGATCCCCAGGGGAGAACAACAGTTCTAGATTTATTACCACCAAAATTACGTCAAGATATTGGTATTCATCCTGTTGGTCGTTTAGATGTCAATTCTTCTGGTGCTTTGATCCTCACCAATGATGGAGATTTGACTTTTAAGCTCACCCATCCGCGTCATAGTATTCCCAAGACCTATCAAGTCGTCGTTCAAGGCCATCCCTCGGAAGTAGTGCTGGAAAAGTGGCGTAGGGGTGTGCTGTTAGACGGGAGAAAAACCCGTCCAGCCCAGGTAAGTTACTTAGAAAGGCTAACTAATAGCAGTCGTTTAGAAATAGTTCTCCAGGAGGGTAGAAACCGCCAAATTCGTCGTGTAGCTGAACAGTTGGGGTATCCAGTTGTGAAGTTACATCGGAGTGCGATCGGCTCTATTCAACTCAAAACATCAAAAACGCCCCTCTTAAAAGAGGGTCAATATCGTTTTCTCCAAGATGATGAAGTTCGCTGTTTGCAAAACCAAACAAAACACATACCTACTAATGATTCTGCTGAGGTAAGGAGTAAACAAAATCATGAAATGGTTCAAGAGAAAAAATAA
- a CDS encoding DUF2993 domain-containing protein: MPQQNSLPQGVNKIRIITSVLKTALKLWLRAQVSQVSQLEVDLKASDRQLLSGCVPWVAIFADHAVYQGLHITQIKLAAENIQINIGQVLKGQPLQLLHIVPVVGDLTIEEEQLNASLSSELLTAALSDLLVKLLPEYCPKSKPVIWQKISLDNQLIKLNAIVASTGEQIPLEINFSLKLLSGQELQLSQIKVTENAIAILESSDSYNFHLGSDVDLQELTVIPNKLVCRGRVNVNP; this comes from the coding sequence ATGCCACAGCAGAATTCCCTTCCCCAAGGCGTTAACAAAATCCGCATAATTACGAGCGTCCTTAAAACAGCATTGAAGCTATGGTTAAGGGCGCAAGTCAGCCAAGTATCTCAGCTAGAAGTGGATCTCAAAGCTAGCGATCGCCAGCTGCTTTCCGGTTGCGTTCCTTGGGTTGCCATCTTTGCCGATCATGCTGTCTATCAAGGTCTCCATATTACCCAAATTAAACTAGCAGCAGAAAATATTCAAATCAATATAGGGCAAGTCCTTAAAGGGCAGCCCTTGCAACTGTTACACATAGTACCAGTAGTAGGAGATTTGACCATAGAAGAGGAGCAACTAAACGCTTCTCTCTCCTCGGAATTATTAACGGCTGCTTTGAGTGATTTACTGGTTAAACTTTTACCAGAATATTGTCCAAAATCCAAGCCTGTGATTTGGCAAAAGATTAGTTTAGACAATCAACTCATCAAGCTGAATGCTATCGTAGCATCTACGGGTGAACAAATACCTTTAGAAATTAATTTCTCCTTAAAATTGCTGAGTGGACAAGAGTTGCAACTATCGCAGATAAAAGTCACAGAAAATGCGATCGCCATCTTAGAAAGTAGCGATAGTTACAATTTTCATCTAGGCTCAGACGTTGACCTCCAAGAACTCACCGTGATCCCCAATAAATTAGTTTGTCGCGGACGAGTGAATGTGAATCCTTGA
- a CDS encoding phosphatidate cytidylyltransferase, which yields MPWSRIISGIIAIALALGAVLLGGWYFTIMLGVVVFLGQQEYFDLVRTRGIVPAAKTTLCLSLVLLAVSQIDNALADAVMPMAGTFICFYLLFQPKMATIADVSASIMGLFYVGYLPSYWVRLRTIGSTAISNLPLGGYWPAAWQDFFTENHFAALPQGLTITVLTFLCIWAADIGAYTIGKFFGKTRLSDISPKKTVEGAVFGISASLVVALVGAYYLKLPQFLITGTTLGLLIGLASLLGDLTESMLKRDAGVKDSGQLIPGHGGILDRTDSYIFTAPIVYYFVTLILPLMSQ from the coding sequence ATGCCTTGGTCTCGAATTATTAGTGGAATTATTGCGATCGCTCTTGCTTTGGGTGCTGTCCTATTGGGGGGTTGGTATTTTACTATCATGCTTGGTGTTGTCGTTTTTTTGGGACAACAGGAATATTTTGATTTGGTACGAACTAGAGGTATTGTCCCAGCCGCTAAAACTACGCTTTGCTTGAGTTTAGTTTTACTAGCTGTTTCTCAAATTGACAACGCTTTAGCGGATGCAGTGATGCCGATGGCGGGAACATTTATTTGTTTTTATTTACTGTTTCAGCCGAAAATGGCTACCATCGCCGATGTTTCAGCTTCAATTATGGGGCTATTTTATGTAGGGTATTTGCCCAGTTACTGGGTGCGGTTACGCACTATCGGTAGTACAGCTATCAGCAATTTACCTTTAGGTGGTTATTGGCCAGCCGCCTGGCAAGATTTTTTTACAGAAAATCACTTTGCGGCTTTACCCCAAGGGTTAACAATTACGGTACTCACTTTTTTATGTATTTGGGCTGCTGATATTGGTGCTTATACTATCGGGAAATTTTTTGGGAAAACCCGTCTGTCTGATATTAGTCCCAAGAAAACCGTTGAAGGTGCTGTCTTTGGGATCAGTGCCAGTTTGGTAGTCGCGCTGGTGGGTGCTTACTATTTAAAGTTGCCCCAATTTCTGATCACAGGTACGACCCTGGGGTTACTGATTGGTCTTGCTAGTTTGTTGGGTGATCTTACAGAATCAATGCTCAAGCGGGATGCAGGCGTGAAAGATTCTGGTCAATTGATCCCTGGACACGGTGGAATTTTAGATCGTACCGACAGCTATATCTTTACAGCTCCAATAGTCTATTATTTTGTCACCCTGATTTTGCCGTTGATGAGTCAATAG
- the cbiT gene encoding precorrin-6Y C5,15-methyltransferase subunit CbiT, which translates to MPSQLWPYVTPGIPDEFFEHLPGIPLSQREIRLLLISQLRLEPDSVLWDIGAGTGTIPVEVGLLCPKGRIVAVERDEEVANLIKRNCDHFGVKNVEVIEGSAPECLHDIKVSPQRVCIEGGRPIQDILQTVWNYLPSSGRVVATATNLESLYMISQSFSQLQARNIEVVQSAVNRLERRGFSQTFAAVDPIFILSGEKLD; encoded by the coding sequence ATGCCTTCCCAACTTTGGCCTTATGTTACACCTGGTATTCCCGATGAGTTTTTCGAGCATTTGCCAGGAATTCCTCTAAGTCAACGAGAAATTCGGTTGTTATTGATTTCTCAACTGCGTTTAGAACCTGATTCGGTTTTATGGGATATCGGTGCAGGTACAGGTACAATCCCTGTAGAAGTAGGGTTATTGTGTCCAAAAGGACGAATTGTGGCTGTTGAACGGGATGAAGAAGTAGCTAATTTAATTAAACGTAACTGCGATCACTTTGGTGTCAAAAATGTAGAAGTGATTGAAGGTAGCGCGCCAGAGTGTTTACATGATATTAAAGTTAGCCCTCAGCGTGTCTGTATTGAGGGAGGGCGACCAATTCAAGATATTCTGCAAACGGTGTGGAATTATTTACCGTCGTCAGGAAGAGTAGTAGCGACAGCCACTAATCTAGAAAGTTTGTACATGATTTCTCAAAGCTTTTCCCAGTTGCAAGCGAGAAATATTGAAGTTGTGCAGTCTGCGGTTAACCGACTAGAAAGACGCGGCTTCTCTCAAACCTTTGCCGCCGTTGATCCCATTTTTATCCTGAGTGGTGAGAAACTAGACTAG
- a CDS encoding serine/threonine-protein kinase, with protein sequence MIGETFNNRYEIQQQLGKKAGRRTLLAQDLVTSELVVVKLLAFSSDFEWDDLKLFEREAETLKSLSHPLIPKYIDYFELNLPKIKGFALVQSYIPAQTLEQYLQSGRTFTETEVKQVAKAVLEILIYLHGLYPPVIHRDIKPSNILLGERSGNSVGQVYLVDFGSVQTVLATEGGTRTVVGTYGYMPPEQFGGRTVTASDLYSLGATLIYLITGTHPADLPQKDFRIQFESVVNLSSGLTRWLKFIIEPNLERRFSSASAALQALEESPAPIDIGSSLVITQPAGSKIQLTKNWDVLEIVIPPKGFRWSMLFTGAFAIAWNSFVLPWTVMALLAPFPLNLGLLLFSLPFLVVGGTLLFDLIFKLLVRTHLRLDHQEIIFYYELFGFQYHRPSPSRKTSINKLVYIQKYWTRDGEGHRTEVPAKLEIWAGARKYELGVNSIIEWEAELKWLAQEISDWLNMPIQRG encoded by the coding sequence ATGATTGGGGAAACATTCAATAATCGCTATGAGATTCAACAACAGTTGGGTAAAAAAGCAGGGCGAAGGACTCTACTTGCTCAGGATCTAGTTACTAGTGAATTGGTAGTTGTTAAATTGTTAGCTTTTAGTAGTGATTTTGAATGGGATGATCTCAAATTATTTGAGCGCGAGGCAGAAACTCTCAAATCTTTGTCACACCCGTTAATTCCCAAATATATCGACTATTTTGAGTTAAATTTACCCAAGATTAAAGGATTTGCCTTAGTACAGAGTTATATCCCAGCCCAAACTTTAGAGCAATACCTACAATCTGGCAGAACTTTTACCGAAACTGAAGTTAAACAAGTAGCTAAAGCAGTTTTAGAAATCCTTATATATCTACACGGACTGTACCCCCCAGTCATTCACCGTGATATTAAGCCTAGCAATATTTTATTGGGGGAGCGTTCTGGTAACAGTGTTGGCCAAGTCTATTTAGTAGATTTCGGTTCAGTCCAAACTGTTTTGGCGACAGAAGGCGGAACTAGAACTGTAGTGGGAACTTACGGCTATATGCCACCAGAACAGTTTGGCGGACGCACTGTTACTGCTTCTGACCTTTATAGCTTGGGTGCAACATTAATTTACTTAATCACGGGGACTCATCCTGCTGATTTGCCCCAAAAAGATTTTCGGATACAGTTTGAGTCTGTAGTAAATCTCAGTTCAGGTTTGACACGCTGGCTCAAGTTCATAATTGAACCGAATTTAGAACGCAGATTCAGTTCTGCAAGTGCTGCACTACAAGCTTTAGAAGAGTCGCCAGCACCAATAGATATTGGTAGCAGTTTGGTGATCACTCAACCAGCAGGTAGCAAAATCCAACTCACGAAAAATTGGGATGTGCTGGAAATTGTCATTCCTCCCAAGGGTTTTCGTTGGTCGATGCTGTTTACAGGGGCATTTGCGATCGCCTGGAATTCTTTTGTTCTACCTTGGACAGTTATGGCACTGCTAGCCCCTTTTCCTCTCAATCTCGGCTTGCTCTTATTTTCACTACCTTTTTTGGTTGTGGGTGGCACTCTGTTATTTGACTTAATCTTCAAGTTATTGGTGCGGACGCATTTACGTCTCGATCACCAAGAAATTATTTTTTATTACGAACTGTTTGGTTTTCAATACCACCGTCCCAGTCCTTCACGCAAAACCAGCATTAACAAACTAGTTTACATCCAAAAATATTGGACTAGAGACGGTGAAGGTCATCGCACTGAAGTTCCGGCTAAATTAGAAATTTGGGCAGGTGCCAGAAAATATGAACTTGGTGTTAATAGCATCATTGAATGGGAAGCAGAATTAAAATGGTTAGCCCAGGAAATCAGTGATTGGTTGAATATGCCAATTCAAAGGGGATAA
- the tatA gene encoding twin-arginine translocase TatA/TatE family subunit, translating into MFGLGWPEVAIIAVVAIVIFGPKKIPELGSALGKTLRGFKEELKTPSEDTTSEQEEK; encoded by the coding sequence ATGTTTGGACTAGGATGGCCAGAAGTAGCGATTATTGCTGTTGTCGCTATTGTCATTTTCGGCCCGAAAAAAATTCCCGAACTGGGAAGCGCACTAGGTAAAACCCTACGAGGTTTTAAGGAGGAGCTAAAAACGCCTAGTGAGGATACCACCTCGGAACAAGAAGAAAAATAA